A single genomic interval of Brevibacillus brevis harbors:
- the rsgA gene encoding ribosome small subunit-dependent GTPase A, protein MPEGRIVKALSGFYYVADEGRIYSCRARGLFKKKDAKVNPLVGDWVVYDAINEEEGYIMEVGERTNELVRPPISNVDQAVLVFSMYKPMFSPLLLDKFLTHTEHAGIDSVIVLSKADQVSEEEVAEIVEKYEAVGYRVIPTSTADERGVEDVREILRDRISVFAGQSGVGKSSLINMLFPGVSLQTGDVSQKLGRGKHTTRHVELIPLAGGGYVADTPGFSSLEFIDFSELDLAESFRDFADRSSECKFRGCLHVSEPACAVQAALEAGEISEQRYEHYKQFREELKEYQRRNKPW, encoded by the coding sequence ATGCCAGAAGGACGGATTGTGAAAGCGCTGAGCGGTTTCTATTATGTAGCCGACGAAGGGCGAATCTACAGTTGCCGTGCACGAGGGCTCTTCAAGAAAAAAGATGCAAAAGTAAATCCGCTGGTTGGGGATTGGGTCGTCTACGATGCGATCAATGAGGAAGAAGGCTATATCATGGAGGTGGGCGAACGGACGAATGAGTTGGTTCGTCCGCCCATTTCCAATGTGGATCAGGCGGTACTTGTCTTTTCGATGTACAAGCCGATGTTCAGTCCGTTGCTGTTGGACAAGTTCCTGACGCACACGGAGCATGCAGGGATTGATTCTGTGATTGTGCTATCCAAAGCCGATCAAGTGTCGGAAGAAGAGGTAGCCGAAATCGTGGAGAAATATGAAGCGGTCGGGTACCGCGTGATTCCGACCTCAACAGCGGATGAACGCGGTGTGGAGGACGTGCGTGAGATTTTGCGGGACCGCATATCCGTTTTTGCAGGTCAGTCAGGTGTAGGCAAATCCTCTCTGATCAACATGCTATTTCCGGGTGTCAGTCTGCAAACAGGAGATGTCAGCCAAAAGCTCGGACGAGGAAAGCATACAACACGTCATGTCGAGCTGATTCCGCTTGCGGGCGGCGGCTATGTGGCAGATACACCGGGCTTCAGTTCACTGGAATTCATCGATTTCTCCGAGCTTGATCTGGCGGAATCCTTCCGGGACTTTGCCGATCGCAGCTCGGAATGCAAATTCCGTGGTTGTCTTCACGTAAGCGAGCCAGCTTGTGCCGTGCAGGCCGCACTGGAGGCTGGTGAGATTAGTGAACAGCGCTATGAACACTACAAACAATTCCGCGAAGAGCTAAAAGAATACCAACGGAGGAACAAACCATGGTAA
- the pknB gene encoding Stk1 family PASTA domain-containing Ser/Thr kinase: MEGQRLGGRYQIESRVGGGGMAIVYKAKDLILNRPVAVKVLRSQFGTDEDFVNRFRREAQAVASLSHPNVVGVYDVGQEGDTHYMVMEYIEGYTLKEVIIQRGALPVEEAVRIAEQICDALDHAHQNQIIHRDIKPHNIMIGKNGRVKVTDFGIARAVTSATITHTNAMLGSVHYFSPEQARGGITGEKSDIYSLGIVLYEMVTGELPFSGDSPISVALKHLQEPLPEPRQVNPAIPQSVENVILKALVKDPFLRYASASEMLEDLETCLFPERLNEEKLTFPVDEEMTRVVPIITPDMLKDHTNGKTGGAGRGRYEQRTEEEDAKPAKKQWWVKALLWVGGIGLFFVLAFFGFNLLLNLFPSVPEAQVPHVEGIEVTLAEKKIQDAKLVARIVEEANDTIEKGMVIRQDPAPPMRLKENSVVTLYVSKGQQEINMPNLVTLPRATAEEALKSNGFKLENVTFVEEADDKAEVGTVIKQSPAANEKVFPTKTNVTVTISKGKAFVKMPDVRNKSVEAAQVELFKKGLSVGEIKEVPTYTTDKPGIVLSTHPYDPGMDVQQGVSVPLEVSNGQFPQDAKTGNSPVYVDVMPGDTLEVQIEVTDASGTKVVLTETVSESKEYNVPYVVSPQKDALIRLLVKGPNMNNFMEAQKYSISYSSLP, translated from the coding sequence ATGGAAGGTCAACGACTGGGAGGACGATACCAAATAGAATCCCGCGTCGGTGGGGGCGGTATGGCCATTGTATACAAGGCCAAAGATTTAATTTTGAATCGTCCAGTGGCAGTCAAAGTGCTGCGTTCACAGTTTGGTACGGACGAAGATTTCGTCAATCGTTTCCGACGTGAAGCGCAGGCGGTGGCGAGCTTATCTCACCCCAATGTGGTTGGGGTGTATGATGTCGGTCAGGAAGGCGATACCCATTACATGGTGATGGAGTACATAGAAGGCTATACGTTGAAAGAGGTCATTATTCAACGTGGTGCGCTGCCGGTAGAAGAGGCAGTGCGGATCGCCGAGCAAATTTGCGATGCACTCGATCATGCGCATCAAAACCAGATCATTCATCGAGATATCAAGCCGCATAACATTATGATTGGAAAAAATGGTCGGGTGAAGGTTACGGACTTCGGGATTGCGCGAGCCGTTACTTCAGCTACGATTACGCATACGAATGCGATGCTTGGCTCTGTCCATTATTTTTCGCCAGAGCAGGCGCGCGGCGGGATTACCGGGGAAAAATCCGATATTTACTCGCTGGGGATCGTCTTGTATGAAATGGTGACAGGTGAACTGCCGTTTTCCGGTGATTCGCCTATATCAGTGGCACTTAAGCATTTGCAGGAGCCGCTTCCAGAGCCGCGCCAAGTCAATCCGGCGATTCCACAGAGTGTGGAAAATGTCATTTTGAAGGCGCTGGTAAAGGACCCGTTTCTCAGATACGCATCCGCGAGTGAAATGCTAGAAGATTTGGAGACCTGCCTGTTCCCGGAGCGATTAAACGAAGAAAAGCTGACGTTCCCGGTGGATGAAGAGATGACGCGTGTGGTGCCGATCATCACACCTGACATGCTCAAAGACCATACCAATGGCAAAACCGGAGGAGCGGGGCGTGGTCGCTATGAGCAGCGTACGGAAGAAGAGGACGCCAAACCAGCCAAGAAACAATGGTGGGTCAAAGCCCTATTATGGGTAGGTGGAATCGGACTGTTTTTCGTACTGGCATTCTTCGGATTTAACTTACTGTTGAATCTGTTTCCTTCCGTTCCTGAGGCACAGGTACCTCATGTAGAAGGGATCGAAGTGACGCTGGCTGAGAAAAAGATTCAGGATGCCAAACTTGTTGCCCGTATCGTCGAAGAAGCCAATGATACGATAGAAAAGGGAATGGTGATACGCCAGGACCCTGCACCTCCCATGCGGTTAAAGGAAAATTCCGTTGTGACCTTGTATGTAAGCAAAGGACAACAAGAGATCAATATGCCAAATCTGGTTACGTTGCCGCGAGCAACAGCAGAGGAAGCATTGAAAAGCAATGGTTTTAAACTGGAGAATGTCACTTTCGTAGAGGAAGCGGACGACAAGGCAGAGGTAGGAACGGTTATCAAGCAGTCTCCAGCCGCAAATGAAAAGGTGTTCCCGACCAAAACAAATGTGACGGTCACGATTAGTAAAGGAAAAGCCTTTGTGAAAATGCCGGATGTCCGGAATAAATCAGTAGAGGCTGCACAAGTAGAATTGTTCAAAAAAGGGCTGTCTGTCGGGGAAATCAAGGAAGTGCCTACTTATACCACGGACAAACCAGGCATTGTTCTGAGCACTCACCCATACGATCCGGGAATGGATGTGCAACAGGGAGTTTCGGTTCCGCTTGAGGTCAGCAATGGCCAATTCCCGCAGGACGCCAAGACCGGGAATTCGCCTGTCTATGTAGATGTGATGCCGGGTGATACGTTGGAAGTGCAAATTGAAGTAACGGATGCCAGCGGTACGAAGGTTGTACTGACTGAGACTGTTTCTGAAAGCAAAGAATACAATGTGCCATACGTAGTGTCGCCTCAAAAAGATGCGTTGATCAGGCTGTTGGTCAAAGGGCCGAACATGAACAACTTTATGGAGGCACAAAAGTATTCGATTTCCTATAGCAGCTTGCCATAG
- a CDS encoding Stp1/IreP family PP2C-type Ser/Thr phosphatase — MEIAMKSHVGRVRQVNEDYYACVTDLNGRVLAIVADGMGGHQAGDIASRLAVERIVKELRHLDGDLEAEDVREQLMNAILLANKEVYEYAVEHPECSGMGTTVVAALFDQSTVITAHIGDSRLYFYNQDGLVMKTEDHSLVNELLKSGQITAEEASVHPHRNVIMRSLGTEPDVLIDLGQFEWSEGDIVLICSDGLSNKVSHPSIEESLQKQISLQAKVDGLVQEALDAGGEDNITLVAVRNTLVAGQEEG; from the coding sequence ATGGAAATCGCGATGAAATCCCATGTTGGCCGCGTTCGTCAGGTTAACGAGGACTATTATGCCTGTGTGACCGATTTAAACGGACGCGTGCTCGCCATTGTAGCAGATGGTATGGGTGGCCATCAGGCTGGTGATATCGCCAGTCGCCTTGCTGTTGAGCGAATAGTAAAAGAACTGCGTCACCTAGATGGGGACCTCGAAGCAGAGGATGTGCGTGAGCAATTGATGAACGCTATCCTGCTGGCGAATAAAGAAGTCTATGAATATGCGGTTGAACATCCGGAGTGCAGTGGCATGGGCACAACCGTGGTTGCGGCCTTGTTCGATCAATCCACTGTGATTACCGCGCATATTGGCGACAGCCGTCTGTATTTTTACAACCAAGACGGACTGGTCATGAAAACAGAAGACCATTCCCTTGTCAATGAGCTGTTGAAGAGTGGACAGATTACAGCCGAGGAGGCGTCTGTCCATCCTCATCGCAACGTTATTATGCGTTCGCTCGGGACTGAACCGGATGTGCTTATTGATCTTGGGCAGTTTGAATGGTCAGAGGGTGATATCGTCTTGATTTGCTCAGATGGATTGAGCAACAAGGTCAGTCATCCTTCCATAGAAGAAAGCTTGCAGAAACAGATATCGTTACAAGCGAAGGTGGACGGTTTGGTGCAGGAAGCACTGGATGCCGGTGGGGAAGATAACATAACGCTGGTTGCCGTACGAAATACGCTTGTTGCCGGTCAGGAAGAGGGGTGA
- the rlmN gene encoding 23S rRNA (adenine(2503)-C(2))-methyltransferase RlmN produces MPLTTFTGAKPLIYSLTQDEMKEWLVSAGDKAFRAQQIFDWLYVKRVTSFDEMSNLSKELREKLADTFRMEPLKEITHQESQDGTIKFLFQLVDGHAIETVIMRHNYGNSICVTTQVGCRIGCTFCASTLGGLKRNLDAGEIVSQVLTAQRRLDAEGERVSHVVVMGIGEPFENFESLMAFLSVINDNRGLNIGARHITVSTSGIVPKIYEFAERGGQVNLAISLHAPNTELRSQLMPINRGFPLAKLMEACHHYINKTGRRISFEYGLFGGKNDQPEHAEELAELIGDMLCHVNLIPVNYVPERDYVRTPRNEIFQFKRILEEKGINVTIRREQGSDIAAACGQLRAQHAKETVG; encoded by the coding sequence ATGCCATTAACGACATTTACTGGCGCAAAGCCGCTTATTTACAGTTTGACACAAGATGAAATGAAGGAATGGCTGGTTAGTGCCGGCGATAAAGCATTTCGTGCGCAACAAATTTTTGACTGGCTATATGTAAAGCGCGTCACTTCTTTTGACGAGATGAGCAATTTGTCCAAGGAGCTGCGCGAAAAGCTGGCTGATACGTTCCGCATGGAGCCACTCAAGGAAATCACGCATCAGGAGTCGCAGGATGGAACGATCAAGTTTTTGTTCCAGCTTGTCGATGGACATGCGATTGAGACAGTAATTATGCGTCATAACTACGGAAACAGCATCTGTGTTACGACACAGGTGGGCTGCCGTATCGGATGTACGTTTTGTGCCTCTACATTAGGTGGACTAAAACGTAACCTGGATGCAGGTGAAATCGTCTCTCAAGTATTGACGGCACAACGCAGATTGGATGCGGAAGGTGAGCGTGTCAGTCACGTTGTCGTCATGGGGATCGGGGAGCCTTTCGAGAACTTCGAGAGCTTGATGGCGTTCTTGTCCGTAATCAACGATAACCGTGGTTTGAATATCGGTGCTCGTCACATTACGGTTTCCACCAGTGGAATTGTGCCGAAGATTTATGAGTTTGCTGAACGTGGCGGACAAGTGAACCTGGCGATTTCCCTGCACGCTCCAAACACAGAGCTGAGAAGCCAGTTGATGCCGATTAACCGCGGCTTCCCGCTCGCTAAGCTGATGGAGGCATGCCACCATTACATTAACAAGACAGGGCGCCGCATCAGTTTTGAGTACGGTCTGTTCGGTGGGAAAAACGATCAGCCCGAACATGCAGAGGAGCTGGCCGAACTTATTGGCGACATGCTTTGCCACGTGAATCTGATCCCGGTGAACTACGTACCAGAGCGTGATTATGTGCGCACGCCACGCAATGAGATTTTTCAGTTCAAACGCATTTTAGAGGAAAAAGGAATCAATGTGACCATCAGACGTGAGCAAGGCAGTGATATTGCTGCTGCTTGCGGACAATTGAGGGCACAACACGCTAAAGAAACCGTGGGGTGA
- the rsmB gene encoding 16S rRNA (cytosine(967)-C(5))-methyltransferase RsmB — MAKKGARDIALDVLNRVEEHKSYSNLELRNVLDRENLSAADAGLVTELVYGTIQRKMTLDHVLSHFVGNKKVQTWVRNLLRLSLYQIRFLDRIPERAAVHQAVEIAKKRGHQGIASMVNGVLRNVLRQPDVWERQPKGDRALQIAVAYSHPEWLVRQWLEVYGEETTVAICEANNRTPHSSVRVNAWKTTKDQVLDKLAEEGLEGQASSVSPHAILMEGGHAAGSRLFKEGYFTIQDESSMLVAPALAAQPGMRVLDACAAPGGKTTHIAEMMENRGQIIASDVHPHKRDLIASAAKRLGITIIEPIVSDALDLPEKALGTFDRILLDAPCTGFGVIRRKPDLKWNKTPGDVRAIAQLQYELLKTLAPMLAQGGVMVYSTCTIEPTENQEIVRRFVEEHPDFVFDDTLAQDLPEAVRGHVDETGACVQILPHHFESDGFFIARLKRRG, encoded by the coding sequence GTGGCAAAAAAGGGAGCTCGCGATATCGCCCTCGATGTTTTGAACAGGGTAGAAGAACATAAGTCCTACAGCAATCTTGAGCTGCGCAATGTCCTGGATCGGGAAAATCTCAGTGCAGCAGATGCAGGGCTGGTGACAGAGCTTGTGTACGGTACCATTCAGCGCAAGATGACGCTGGATCATGTCCTTTCCCATTTTGTCGGGAATAAAAAGGTCCAGACCTGGGTCCGTAACTTATTGCGCCTCAGCTTGTATCAAATTCGCTTTTTGGACCGTATTCCTGAGCGCGCTGCCGTACACCAGGCGGTTGAAATCGCCAAGAAACGCGGTCACCAAGGGATTGCTTCGATGGTCAACGGTGTTTTGCGCAATGTGTTGCGCCAGCCGGATGTGTGGGAGCGTCAGCCAAAAGGCGACCGTGCCTTGCAAATCGCCGTTGCCTATTCTCATCCAGAATGGCTTGTGCGTCAGTGGCTTGAGGTATATGGAGAAGAGACGACGGTTGCAATTTGCGAAGCCAACAATAGAACCCCGCATAGCTCTGTCCGAGTCAATGCATGGAAAACGACGAAGGATCAAGTGCTGGACAAGCTGGCGGAAGAAGGGCTGGAAGGCCAAGCGTCGTCTGTCAGTCCTCATGCTATTCTGATGGAGGGCGGACATGCAGCAGGCTCACGCTTGTTCAAGGAAGGCTACTTCACGATTCAGGATGAGAGCTCTATGCTCGTAGCACCAGCTCTTGCTGCCCAACCAGGCATGCGCGTACTGGATGCTTGCGCGGCGCCAGGTGGAAAAACAACGCATATAGCGGAAATGATGGAAAACCGCGGGCAAATCATCGCGAGTGACGTGCATCCGCACAAACGCGATCTGATTGCGAGTGCAGCGAAAAGACTCGGGATTACGATCATCGAGCCAATCGTAAGTGATGCGCTTGACCTACCAGAAAAAGCACTAGGAACTTTCGACCGAATTCTGCTCGATGCGCCATGTACCGGATTTGGCGTGATTCGTCGCAAGCCTGATCTGAAATGGAACAAAACACCTGGAGATGTCCGTGCGATTGCTCAGCTACAGTACGAACTGCTCAAGACATTGGCACCGATGCTTGCTCAGGGTGGTGTGATGGTTTACAGCACATGTACGATTGAGCCAACAGAAAACCAGGAGATTGTTCGCCGCTTTGTCGAAGAACACCCTGACTTCGTATTTGATGATACACTGGCACAAGACCTGCCTGAGGCTGTTAGAGGGCATGTCGATGAAACCGGAGCCTGCGTACAAATTTTGCCTCACCATTTCGAGAGTGATGGATTCTTTATCGCGCGATTGAAACGAAGAGGATAA
- the fmt gene encoding methionyl-tRNA formyltransferase yields the protein MKDARILFMGTPDFAVSSLTAVLEAGYNVIGVVTQPDRPVGRKQVLTPPPVKEAALRHGLLVLQPEKIKAEEALEEVLALEPDLIITAAYGQILPKKLLDAPKYGCINVHASLLPKYRGGAPIHKSIVEGEAETGVTIMYMVEALDAGDMLSKVVVPIEERDTVGTLHDKLAAAGSELLIATVPPLLAGELVAEQQDHSAATFAPNIKRTDEKIDWSRSAEQIYNQVRGLNPWPVAFTTCEGKIWKLWWVEKMSMSGEGKEPGTIIAREEDGIVVACGSGAVKITELQPEGKKRMSALDFLRGAGSSIEIGTKVGE from the coding sequence TTGAAAGATGCTCGCATCCTGTTTATGGGTACGCCTGACTTTGCTGTATCGAGTCTAACGGCTGTACTCGAAGCAGGCTACAACGTGATTGGAGTCGTAACACAACCCGATCGTCCCGTTGGACGCAAGCAAGTATTAACGCCGCCCCCCGTGAAGGAGGCGGCTTTGCGTCATGGACTTTTGGTATTGCAACCGGAAAAAATCAAGGCAGAGGAAGCGCTTGAAGAAGTGTTGGCGCTCGAGCCTGATCTGATTATTACCGCGGCGTATGGGCAGATTTTGCCTAAAAAGCTGCTCGATGCACCGAAATATGGCTGCATCAATGTGCACGCCTCACTTTTGCCGAAATATCGCGGGGGTGCCCCGATACATAAATCGATTGTTGAGGGAGAAGCGGAAACAGGCGTAACCATCATGTACATGGTGGAAGCTCTCGATGCAGGGGATATGCTGTCCAAAGTAGTCGTGCCGATTGAAGAGCGTGATACCGTAGGGACCTTGCATGACAAATTGGCTGCGGCAGGCTCTGAGCTGTTGATTGCTACTGTCCCGCCCCTGTTGGCTGGTGAGCTCGTAGCAGAGCAACAGGATCATTCGGCAGCGACTTTTGCCCCGAATATCAAGCGTACAGACGAAAAAATTGACTGGAGCCGTTCTGCGGAACAGATTTATAACCAAGTCCGCGGCCTGAATCCGTGGCCGGTCGCATTTACTACATGCGAAGGCAAGATTTGGAAGCTGTGGTGGGTAGAAAAAATGTCTATGTCCGGCGAAGGCAAAGAGCCGGGAACGATCATCGCACGCGAGGAAGACGGTATCGTTGTTGCTTGCGGTAGTGGTGCAGTGAAAATAACCGAATTGCAGCCAGAAGGCAAAAAACGTATGAGTGCACTCGACTTTTTGCGTGGAGCGGGCAGCAGCATTGAAATCGGCACGAAGGTAGGAGAATAG
- the def gene encoding peptide deformylase, with translation MAIRTIVKHPDPILREKAMVVSKFNSNLHKLLDDMADTMYDADGVGLAAPQVGISKRVIVMDCGDGLIEMINPEIVEHEGEQFDYPEGCLSIPGLQGDVRRHKWIKLRGHDRNGNVIELEADDLLSRCAQHEIDHLNGVLFIDVADKVYKVNPNQEGE, from the coding sequence ATGGCGATTCGCACAATTGTAAAACATCCAGATCCGATTTTGCGTGAAAAGGCAATGGTCGTAAGCAAATTTAATTCCAACTTGCACAAGCTGCTTGATGATATGGCAGATACGATGTACGATGCAGACGGTGTAGGCTTGGCTGCTCCACAAGTGGGCATCTCCAAGCGTGTCATCGTGATGGATTGCGGTGATGGACTGATTGAAATGATCAATCCGGAAATCGTTGAGCATGAAGGGGAGCAATTCGATTATCCAGAAGGCTGCCTGAGCATTCCTGGTCTGCAAGGAGACGTTCGTCGCCACAAGTGGATCAAGCTGCGCGGTCATGATCGTAACGGGAATGTGATTGAGCTCGAGGCAGACGACCTGTTGTCCCGTTGCGCTCAACACGAGATCGATCATTTGAATGGTGTCCTCTTTATCGATGTAGCTGACAAGGTGTACAAAGTAAACCCGAACCAGGAAGGGGAATAA
- the priA gene encoding primosomal protein N', with amino-acid sequence MIAQIIVDVPVNRTNRPFDYHVPPWLRPLIRIGSRVVVPFGPRQLQGYVIGIVEEDEAIPDRSRLKDVVQVQDDTPPLTPELLKMSEWMSKQYLCPWVTAVQAMLPAVLKGKSEKWLTATDALDEEACGRSGLLWELFRKRQIPLSEVEKQFAEEYLLVPGWIQSGLLATEYQVRDRITRKQQSFVRSLLDEGKLEEAIGSLPARAEQMRRVLQLMLLHKEQSLSVQMLRDEYGITRSPLKSLESKGWIAIEQVEVYRDPYANRRFQEKQKPVFTPLQEAVLAPILQSIESGTYASYLLHGVTGSGKTEVYLEAIERTLEKGREAIFLVPEISLTPQMVERFKARFGADVAVLHSALSQGERYDEWRKIIRNQVKVVVGARSAIFAPFRNVGLIVIDEEHESSYKQEETPRYHAREVALWRAKENQGVLVMGSATPALETYALATRGRYELLRMPERVGNRPMPEVHVVDMREELQAQNRSMFSRKLHEMIADRLAKEEQMVIFLNRRGFSTFVMCRSCGYTMRCIHCDISLTYHKTNHTARCHYCGYTIAQPKHCPECQSEHIRFFGTGTQKVEAELAKLFPGIRVIRMDVDTTSRKGSHEELLNKFRSGQGDVLLGTQMIAKGLDFPRVTLAGIIAADTSLHLPDFRAAEKTFQLLTQVGGRAGRHELDGDVVIQTYTPEHYSIVHATKHDYPAFYQDEMMQRRRTGYPPYFRLVLITFSHEDVPVVIRGAHTMADYLRQRLAQTTILLGPVASPIARVKDRFRFQIMLKYRDEPQLSELLAQATAAFEEWNKQQKVLMTIDVDPYVLL; translated from the coding sequence ATGATTGCCCAAATTATCGTGGATGTTCCGGTCAATCGAACGAATCGACCTTTTGATTACCATGTTCCGCCTTGGTTGCGTCCACTGATTCGCATTGGCAGTCGTGTGGTTGTCCCATTTGGCCCCCGTCAACTGCAAGGCTATGTCATCGGGATTGTAGAGGAGGACGAAGCCATACCAGATCGTTCGCGACTAAAAGATGTCGTGCAGGTACAAGACGACACTCCTCCTCTAACGCCAGAGCTGCTAAAGATGAGCGAATGGATGTCCAAGCAATACTTGTGTCCGTGGGTAACCGCTGTACAGGCGATGCTTCCGGCTGTGCTCAAAGGGAAGTCGGAGAAGTGGCTGACGGCGACAGACGCATTGGACGAAGAAGCATGCGGGAGATCGGGGCTTCTGTGGGAATTGTTTCGCAAACGGCAAATTCCGCTCTCAGAAGTGGAGAAACAATTTGCGGAGGAGTATTTGCTCGTTCCGGGCTGGATACAGAGTGGTTTGCTTGCTACGGAGTATCAAGTAAGGGACAGAATTACCCGCAAGCAGCAGTCATTTGTCCGGAGCTTATTGGATGAGGGTAAGCTGGAAGAAGCAATTGGTTCTCTGCCAGCGCGGGCAGAGCAGATGCGCCGTGTCCTTCAATTAATGCTCTTGCACAAGGAGCAGTCCTTATCTGTACAAATGCTGCGGGATGAATACGGAATTACGCGCTCTCCGCTGAAAAGCCTGGAATCAAAAGGCTGGATCGCGATCGAGCAAGTGGAGGTTTACCGGGACCCGTACGCCAATCGGCGTTTCCAGGAAAAGCAGAAGCCTGTCTTTACCCCGCTACAGGAAGCGGTACTGGCGCCTATTTTGCAATCGATTGAATCGGGAACCTATGCTTCTTATTTGCTGCACGGTGTTACCGGAAGCGGTAAGACAGAAGTGTATCTCGAAGCGATCGAACGCACGTTGGAAAAAGGGCGGGAGGCGATCTTTCTCGTTCCGGAAATTTCACTGACTCCGCAAATGGTGGAGCGCTTCAAAGCCCGTTTTGGTGCAGACGTAGCTGTTTTGCACAGTGCCCTGTCACAAGGAGAGCGTTATGACGAGTGGCGCAAAATCATCCGCAATCAGGTCAAAGTGGTGGTAGGTGCACGGTCTGCCATCTTTGCTCCGTTTCGGAATGTTGGTTTGATTGTGATCGATGAGGAGCATGAGAGCTCGTACAAGCAAGAAGAGACCCCTCGCTATCATGCGCGAGAAGTAGCCTTGTGGCGAGCGAAGGAGAATCAGGGTGTACTTGTCATGGGAAGCGCGACTCCTGCCCTGGAGACGTATGCACTAGCTACCCGAGGTCGCTACGAGTTGTTGCGCATGCCGGAGCGTGTCGGGAATCGCCCGATGCCTGAGGTGCATGTCGTGGATATGCGCGAGGAGCTTCAGGCCCAGAATCGTTCGATGTTCAGCCGGAAGCTGCATGAGATGATTGCAGATCGATTGGCAAAAGAAGAGCAAATGGTCATTTTCCTTAACCGAAGAGGCTTCTCTACCTTTGTCATGTGCCGCTCCTGTGGCTATACGATGCGCTGCATTCATTGCGATATCTCACTTACTTATCATAAAACGAATCATACGGCGCGCTGCCATTACTGTGGATACACCATCGCCCAGCCCAAGCATTGTCCAGAGTGTCAGAGTGAGCATATACGTTTTTTTGGGACAGGAACGCAAAAAGTGGAAGCAGAGCTGGCAAAGCTTTTCCCTGGAATCCGGGTTATCCGAATGGACGTGGATACGACCTCGCGTAAAGGCTCTCACGAAGAGCTGTTAAACAAATTCCGCTCAGGTCAAGGCGACGTTTTGCTCGGTACCCAGATGATTGCCAAGGGCCTTGATTTTCCACGAGTGACGCTGGCGGGCATCATTGCAGCGGATACGTCCTTGCATTTGCCTGACTTCCGTGCAGCGGAAAAGACATTTCAGCTCCTGACTCAGGTAGGCGGACGTGCAGGACGACACGAGCTAGACGGAGATGTCGTGATTCAGACGTATACGCCCGAGCACTATAGCATTGTTCATGCGACCAAGCATGATTATCCCGCATTTTATCAGGATGAAATGATGCAGCGCAGACGAACAGGCTACCCGCCGTATTTCCGTCTCGTATTAATTACGTTTAGCCACGAGGATGTCCCTGTTGTTATCCGCGGTGCGCATACGATGGCTGACTATTTGCGGCAGCGTTTGGCTCAGACGACGATCCTCTTGGGCCCAGTTGCTTCGCCTATTGCAAGGGTGAAGGATAGATTTCGTTTTCAGATCATGCTAAAATATCGTGATGAACCGCAACTGTCAGAACTGCTCGCTCAGGCGACGGCTGCGTTTGAAGAATGGAACAAACAGCAGAAAGTATTGATGACGATTGACGTCGACCCTTACGTACTGCTTTAG